In Planctomycetota bacterium, the genomic stretch AGCGGCGGCGAGGGCGAGGCGACGTTTCGGGTGTTCACGCACTACGGCCGGACCGACGATCTCGAGAACAATCCCGAGAGCGGTCAAAAGGAGTGTCGTTACTTCGACAACGAGCACCGTGCCGCGGCCGAGTACCAGAAGATCTACAACCAGAAGACTTCGCCCTCCAAAGGTTACAAGGAAATCAGTCTCGCCAGCGTCAGCATCGGTAGCACCAAGGCACGTGGGACCAGCGCCGGCGAGGTCGATGCGAAGACGCTGGAGATCGCCGCCGAAGCACAACGCGAGAAGGAAAAGAAAGCAAAGAAGAAGCCCAAAGGGCCGCCGCCGCTAAACCTTCACCCGGACGTCAAAGACGTTGTCACCTATCTCTACGAGGAAGCCACCCACGCTCTGACCAACACGGTCCAAGCCAAGATCACGGCCAACGGCATCGAGACACCGCTGGGCATTCTGACCATTGGCCAGATAGAAAAAGGCGAAGCCCTGCTGGTGGATATCGCCGAGGTCTTCGGCAAGAAACGATTGGCGAAGGCGAAGAAAGCCGATCAACTTGCGGACCTCACCGGCGAGTTCTACAGCGCGATCCCCCACCGCGTCGGTCGTACCCGCGCCGATGTTCTCAAGAGTGTCATCGACTCCGCCGAAGCCATCACCGCCAAGCAGGAGACCCTGCAGCTCATGCGCGACATGCTCAGCGTCAACGGCGAGGAAGGCAGTGTTCTTTACGATGCCGAGGTGGATCAACAGTACCGGAGCCTCGGCTGTGAGCTGCGTGCGATCGAGCCGAAGGACAAGGAGTTCAAGAAGATCGCCAAGCACGTGCTCGACTCGCAAGTGAAGATCAAGTCGATGAAGGTCAAGCGCATCTGGGGCGTCAAGCGGCCCGAGGAACACGAGCGCTACGACGGCCGCGTCGGCAACGAACAACTACTCTTCCACGGGTCGCGCGCGTCCAACTGGGTCGGCATCCTGTCGCGTGGCATCCTCATGCCGAAACTCGTCGCCCAGATGGGCGTGCGGCGCACCGATGCCGGCTGGCTGGGACACGGCATTTACTTCGGCGATGCCGCTTGCACCAGCGCTTTCTACGCGGCCCCCGGCAAACGCCGCACCCAGTTTCTCGCCGTGGCCAGGGTCGCGCTGGGTAAGTCGGCCAAGTACAAAAAGATCACCTGGGGCCTAACCGGACCGCCCGACGGTCACGACTCCTGCCACGGCGTTCGCGGCAAGGGTTCCGAGTTCGCCGATGACGAGTTCGTCGTGTACGACCCGGCCCGCCAGAAACTGGAGTACCTCGTGGAGTTCACGCATTGAGGACGCACTCCCGCGATGTCGTCCCCCATCCGACCCAAGGATGACACGGAAAGAGGCAATGACCATGGACGTCCAAGGCACCCAACATCCTCCCGCCGAACCCGAACGTCGGCTCATCGTCACGCTCGTCGACTTGTCCCCCAAAATGGTCGCGGCATGGCGGCAGTCGTTCGAGCAAAACCCCGAGGTCCACATCGTCCAGGGCTCGATGCTCGATCAGCGGGTCGACGCCTGGGTGACACCCACCAACAGCAAGATCAGCATGGACGGCGGACTTGACGCGGTCATCAAGAACGAGCTTGGTACCGGCATCGAAGCGGCGGCCAAGCGGATGGCCAAGGACCGTTTCGTCTCCCGACGCGACGAGACGCTGCCGCTGGGTTGCGCGACGTGTGTACCGACCGGCCGGGAGGTTCCTCGGTTCCTGGTGAGCACCCCGACGATGCACCAGAGCAGCGAGGACATTTCCGCGACGATGAATGTCGCGTTAGCAGCCATGGCCGCGCTCCAGGCGGTGCGAATGCACAACCAGGAGAATCCGACCGACCCGATCTACACCGTCGCCCTGCCGGGGCTGGGCGTGGGCACCGGGCAGGTTCCGCCGGAGATCGCGGCCGACCTGATGTGGTCGGCGTATTCGCTGATGATGGGCGGAGAGTTCGTCGACTTCCGTCACGCGAGCGCCATGTTGGCCGAGGAATTGGGGGAACTGAACCCGATGCGCGACGCCCCGCCGGTCAGGCCGGCTCCGCCAGCCCAGAAAGTCGCCGTCCCGGCACCACCACCCGACGAGGATTTCGACGACTTCGACTAGCACCCCAAAACGTGATACCACGCCCGATCAACCTCAGACACCGCGATGGTCGACAAGCCTCGATCAGCGCCGAGCCGGCCGACGGCGGTTGGATCGTGCGCGTCGGTGTCGGGCGGAACGTCGATCGATTGCAGACAAGCAAGACGGTCGGCCCGGTTGACGAAGGGGAAGTATCCGAGGCGTTTGCCACATTGCGTGCCGAGCTTGCGGCCGATGGTTTTCAGAGCGGCGCGACCACGGCGGCGCTGACGGATCTGTCCGCCACCCCACGCGATCCTCGGCAACGCGGACTGGCCGCGACACGTTTGTTCTACCTCGCCGATCCGATCGCCTGTGAGCCGTTGCTGGCGGCACTGAAAAACGCCAACGAAGAAGCCTGCGCGATCATCGACGCGCTGGGCACCTGCGGGGATGAGCATGCCGCCGAGATCGTCGCCGAACACGCCGCCCGCAAGCTGCTGAGCCGACGCCGCAGTGGGGTCGAGGCGTTGATCAATCTCGGCTCGCACGCTTCGCTGGACGGTGCGGTCGAGCGTCTGGAGGAAGAACTTGCCGGACCGTTGCTGGATCCGACGAAAGCGAGTGAACCCGCCCGGATTGCCGCCACCCTTCTCGAAGCCGAACCCAAACGCCGCGGTCAGTACGCCGACTTCCTCTACGAGTACGCCGGCCTGACGAACCAACCCGTCATCGCCGAAGGCGTCTGTAACTTCCTTTTTCAACTCGGTAACGGCTGGCATGATCCGTACGTCTGGCGCTACACCAAGAGCATCCTCAAGCGCGCCCAACTCCGCCGCGATGCCGACACACTCGGCCGACTCGCCACACGGATCGACGTCTCGCGCAGCTCGTCCCAGGTCGCCAACGTCAAGAGCGGCCTCACCGGCGAGGTCGGTTTCACCACCGTCTTCCGCAGCACCACCCGCGACTACATCCGCCGTCGTGTCTGGCGTCATCTACGCAATCTCGCCGAGTACGACCCGGCCCACTACCCACGACATGCCGCATGCGTCCTCGGCGGATATCAACCGACCGACGAAGCCCTGCTCACTCGACGCAGCGACCATTGGCAGTGGAGCCCGTTCTTCGGCCGCGATCCTTGGAACCGGGCGTATCTGGTCGGCCGAATCCTTCACGGCGGCGACCCGTCGACCCTCTTCAGCGGGATGAAGTGGATCGACGCCGCGACGCGTTCCGAAGTGGAGCGTCGCAAAGCCGAGAGCGCCGCCGACCGCGCCCGGCGGGAGGCCGAATGGCGTCAACGACGCGAAGCCCTCCAAGCCGCTCGGCGTGAACGACCCACGGGAATCTTCGGACGAGCCATCAACTGGCTCACCGGCAACAACGCCCCGCCGCTCGACCCCGCCGTCGAAACACCGGCCGATCCGCCATCCGCCCGGCCTCAGGAAACAACCGCGCCCCGCCCCGCCGATCGCCCCGAAGCGTTCCCGCAACTCTGGGACGCCGACCCGACCGCTTTCGCAGCCCTCCTGGCCCGCAGCCGGATTGAGCGATTCATCGCTTTTGGCCTCGCCGGGATCGAGCGCCACCCCAACGCGCTGCAATCCGCCGAAGCCGACGACATCGTCGCCATGCTCGACAGCCCGAACGAGCGTGTTGTGTCCCTCGCCGCCGACGAACTTCAACGTCGGCTCAGCACCGACGCGGTCGACTGGCCGTTGGTGCTGCGGCTCGCGTTCGATGAGCGTGACGAAGCGCGGACCGTCGCCCACGAAGTGCTACGCCGTCGCCCCGATGCGTGGACCGACGGTCCGGAACGGGTGGTCGGGCTTCTCACCGGTTCTCAGGCCGACACCGCGGTCGTTGCCGCCGAGGTATTGGTGGCGGTGTTGTCGGAGGCGGACGACACGGTCCGCCGGGCGTTGGCCGATCGGTTGCTATTGATCCTGCACAATCCCCCGCCGCCGCTGCCCATGCCGGTGCCCGACGACGACTCGGCCGACGATATCGACGAAGCACGGACGATGATGGGCACACCGGATGACCCCCGGCTCGATGCCGTCGCGTCGGTGCTGGCCGATGCTCTCGCCCTCGAAGCGGACCAACTGTTGCCCGACACTACCGATGTCATTGCGCTGCTCGACGGCCCAGCGGCCTCAGCCCGGGTCGCTGCGGCGGTGCTCGAACAACGTAGCGATGCCGTCGAGTTGCTCGGCCTACTCGGCTTGCTGCGGCTCGCCGACCACGACGTGACATCCGTCCGCGCCGTTGCCTGCAACCTGCTCCGCGCCCACCCCACACTTTGGCAAACCGACCCCGCCCCACTGCTCGACCTGGCCGAGGGACAGTGGCCCGACACCCGCGAAGTCATCGCCGACCTGCTGCTGCGGCAGACCGACTTCGCCACGCTCGGCGTCGACAACTTCCTCGCCCTGCTCGACTCGACGCTCGAAGACGTGCGCACCGCCGCGAAGTCTGCCGTGCTCGAAGGCCTGGCAACGATCGACAGGACCGACCTCGCCGAGAAGCTCGCCGAGCACCCGGCCCGGGACATGCGCAGCTTCGCGTTGGACATGGCGATCGATGCCCTGCCGGCCGGAGCCGATGCGTTGCACAAACTTCGTCCGCTACTCGTCACGGCCCTACTCGACGTGACACCGAGCCGGGCGTTGAAGGTGCGAGTATTTGATGCCATCGCCGAGAGCGGCGCGACCTCCGACGATGCCGCCCGCCTCGCCGCCGACATCCTGCTGCCCGTCGCCCGCTCCGTTACCGCCGACGACGCGGACCGCGCGCTCGCCGCCTTGGCTGCAGTCAAGATCGCCCGGCCCGATGCGTTCGAGCAACTGGCAATCACGCAGATCGGCAATCACAGACTGGACGGTGCCGCATGAGCACCACCTACGCCGCCAAGTTCGAGGCCCGCAGCGGCATCGGCCGCGCGTCGTCCACCGCGATGTCCGTCGGCCTCGCGACCAACCAGCTCCGCGAGCCGACGTTCTTCGAAGGCGAGCTGCGCGACCCGCTCCGGTTGCGCGAAGCACTCGGCGCGTTGCACGCGGTGGTGGTCAGCGACTTCCGGTTCAAACCCAAACCGCTGGCCGACCGCGCCGAGTTTGTCGCTTGGCTCGCGGGGCAGGACAAGGCGTTCCTCGAGAACATCAACGGTGCCGGCAAAGCCGCCCGGGTCGCCGAGTTGACCGAGTCACTGGCCCAACTCGACCTCAAACGCAATGAACGCCGCGCCGCGTTCATCACCGCCAAGGCCCGCTACTTCAACGAAGTCGCGTGGCGGAACTCCTACGAACTCTGGTACCTGCTCGACCCTGTCGTCACCGTCGCGCCCGACGAAGTGAGCTTCGAAGCGTTCAGCCGTGACGAGTCGACCTACGCCCGGCTCAGCGTCAGCCAAGACCTCTTCGACGGTAGTCCCGACCGGCAGTTCGGCACGACCAATATCGACTTCTCCGTCAAGCTCCACGAACAACTCCAGCGCCTGCGCACCTACCGCACCACGCGCTTCGGTGTGAAGCCGTCGGGCTTCTCCGTGCAAACCACCGGGGCCGGCATCGACGGCGATCATCTCGAGAAGAAGATCGACCTGCCCGACTCGTGGGTCAATGGCTTCCTGCAGGTGCACGCGACGATGTCTTTGGGGCTGACCCGCCTGCGGCTGCGCGGCATCGACCTGTTCAACCTCGTCCGCACGCTCCGCCGACTCGGCCGGGCACGCAAGAGTCCGCGGGCGATCCGCTGGGAACTTACGCCGGGTCAGCCGGGCCGGGTCGTACTCGAGCCATGGGAACATGCCGTTGAGTTCTCGACGCGCTACCACGGCCCGGAGCCGACGACGATCCGCACATGGGGCCGAGACCGACTACGGACGATCGAACGCCTGTTGCCGATGATGACCGGCGTGGACGTCTTCCTCGCCGGCACCGGCATGCCGAGCCTGTACGTCCTGCGACTCGGGCCGGGCGTGACGTTCACCCTCGGCCTCTCCGGCTGGACCGACAACGACTGGACCGGCGACGATCAGTTCTCGCTGCTCGCCCGGCCGAAAGACTGCACGGCGACCGAGCTGATGTCGGCGTACACGGCACTGCGCGAACACCGCCGGATGGACGAGCCGGGCCTTTCCGCGGCGACGGGGCTCGACGTGCATAAAGCCCGGGCGGCGGTCAACGCGTTGTGTGCCGTGGGCCGGGCGACGGCGGACCTCGGCTCGATAGGCAACGACGAATCGGCCGGCATGATCTACCGCCACCGCGACCTCTTCGCCGGCCCGTTCGACGAGAAGGCCGCCCGCCGCGCGACCGATGCCGGAGCAACGCCCAAAGGAAAAATCGGCGGCGACCGCCAGCGCATCGCGGAGCAGATCGTCGCCGCCGGCAACGTGCGGATCATCGCCAAGCGGCCCGTGCAGGTCGGTGGCGATACGACGTGGAAAATCTCCGGCAACGTCCGCGGCCCCGACGGCCGATCGTACCGCCCACTGGTCCACATCAATGCCGAGGGCAAGGTCCTTGAGTTCTCTTGCACCTGCCGACACTTCAAGGAACATCGACTCACGCAAGGTCCCTGCGAGCATGTGCTCGCGCTGCGTCAGTACCACCTCAACCAGAGCTGACCACCCAGACGAATCACCCCACATGTTCATGAGCGACGTCGGACGTCGGCCCCGAGGCCGGCCCCGGCGCGGCGGGCCGGATGTGTAACGCGTCGGCCCGGCTTAGCCAGATGGTTTGATCCATCGCGTGCGGCGTTACGCCGTGCAGGCCACCGCGCTGCGGTTCCATCACCCGCCCGCTCGCCATCCGCGGGACCCCGCCACCGGTGCATCGCACTGGTTCGACCCTGCGGGTCTGCGATGCACCGGTGGCGGGGTCCCGCTTCAGTTGACCGGGCGAGTCCCGGCTTGACGTAAGCGACCGACGCGAACGCTGACACTTTGTGTCCTTCGGCCCGCCACGCCGCGGCCGGCCCGACCGACCTCCCGCGTTGCTCATGACTTTCACCGCCCACGGCACCCGCGACATGTCCCAGTCCTCCGAAGATCGCAAAGCCAAACTGTTTCGACGTTTCGTCGAGCAGGCGTCGGCGTGGACGGACATGCTGATGCTCAGCCGCATGCGGCATCACGGGTATTGGCCCAAGAACATCGATCCACCGCCAGACCCGCCGGACGAGGCGTCGCAACGCCGCGCGATCGAACGGGAGCTGCGAGAATTGCGAGGCGGAACCGCCGACGCCAACCGGTTGCTCGCCGACGAGCGCAAGCGTCGGCTCAAATCCAGCCGGGCTCGGCGCAAGGCGAAGAAAGAGCGACAGGCGATCGAGGCTGCCGAGCGTCGTGCGGCATGGGATGCGAAGCGAAACGCCGGTGTCCCCTACCTCGGCGATGGCGTGAGCGACGGGTTGAACGACGAGACATCCGACGCCGACAAACTCCGCGACGCCGAACTACCGGTCATGCACACCGCGGCCGACGTCGCGACGTTCCTCGGTGTTCCTCTCTCGCAGCTGCGTTGGCTGACGTACCACCGCCGCGGCGCGGCCATCGTGCACTACCACCGCTACGACTTGCCCAAGCCCGGCGGCGGCGCACGCTGCATCTCCGCGCCCAAGCCACAACTCAAGCGTGCACAAGCCGAGGTGCGAAAACACATCCTCGCCAAGCTCCCGGTCCACGACGCCGCCCACGGCTTCGTCGCCGGCCGCGACATCTTCACCAACGCCGCCAGCCATGCGGGTCGCCCCGTTGTCGTCAACCTCGACCTCGCCGACTTCTTCGGCACCATCACGTTCCCGCGCGTCCGCGGCGTGTTCAAAGCGCTTGGCTACAGCGGTGCGGCGGCGACGGTGCTCGCGCTGCTCACGACCGAGCCGCCGAGGGTGAAGGCATCACTTGCCGACGGGCGGATGACGTTGGTCGCGCTCGGCGAACGACGCCTGCCCCAAGGCGCACCGACGAGCCCGGCAATCACCAACCGCCTGTGCCGCCGCCTCGATCGACGCCTCGCCGGCCACGCTGCGGCGCTCGGCTTCACTTACACCCGCTACGCCGACGACCTGACCTTCAGCCACGCCGACTGCTCCGCCAATGTCGGCAAGCTCCTGGGCGGCGTCCGCCGGATCCTCAAGGGCGAAGATCTTCACGAGCAGCCGAAGAAAACGCAGGTCATGCGTTCCCATCACCGGCAGGAAGTCACCGGCCTGACGGTCAACGAATCACCCGGGCAATCCCGCCCGGACCGCCGCGAGTTGCGAGCCATCCTCCATAACGCCGCCAAGCACGGCCTCGCAAGCCAAAACCGCACCGCCCGCCCGGACTTCGCCGAACACCTCAAGGGCCGCGTCGCCCAAGCTTGCCGCTGCGACCCGGCACGAGCCGTGCAGTGGCAAGCGGCGTTGGCTGCGGCGCTAGATTCCGATTGACACGCCGATCAGATCGGTCAACTCGTCCGCCAACGCGAGGAACTCCGCCGAGCGCTCGATGTCACGAACCCAGTCTTGCGGCAGCGTCGAAAGCCTGTTGCGCGCCCCCAGCAATCCTCCCGCAAGGGTGGCCAGCGAGTCGCTGTCGCCGGGGGTGTTGGCGGCTTCGAGCATGGCCGCGGCGGTGTCGGACGGTTGCCGGGCGGCGGCGAACACGCCGGCGGCGATGGCTTCGTGGGCGGCCCAACCGCGATACTTGTCGTAGACGCTCGCGGGATTGGTGCCGTCCTCGGCGGCGCGCAAGGCGCGACAGATCATGCCTGCGGTTTTGTAGTCGTGCCGTGCGGCTGCGGCGGTCATGTCGGCGAAGACGTGACGGTCGTCGTCGCCACGCAGAAACCCCGCCACCCCCGCGGCCATCGCCGCGCTCGCCGCCGTCGCGATCGGATCACGGTGCGTCGGCCAGCTTTGCGCGACGGCCCACCATTCCCGCTCGTGAGCCTCGGCGAACGCAAATCGCAGACCGACCGGGTAAACCCGCATGACGCTGCCGCACCCGCCCGCCGTTGCACCCCCCGCCGTTCGCCAGTCCGCCCCGCCGGCCAGCGCTGAACACCCGGACATGCACGCACCGCCCGGGGCCCGATGGCCGCCGATCGGCGCACGAGACCACCCGACGAACCGCTCGCACATGTCAGCCATCACCACGTCACGCTCCGGGACGGCTCCCCCGGCAAGCAACGCACGCAGCACGCATTCGGCCATCTGCGTGTCGTCCGTGAAGAGCGCGACCCGTCGGCCTGTCGCCGGGTCACTGCCCCACCGCTCGAATCCGGCGACGCCTGCCGTGCCGAAACGTTGGCGGATCGCTTCCATCGACAGGAACTCGGTCTCGTGCCCAAGCGCGTCTCCGATCGCCGCGCCGACCACGCATCCGCGTACCCGGTCCCGCAGAACATCTTGTCCGATCGTCATGGGCGAAGCTTACCAACGTGGCGACAACGCCGCCGACGGTGAACGGCGTGTGGACGGGTAACGTCTTGCCCTTTGGTGTTCAGCGGGGTGAATCGCGATAGCCTCGTCCATGGGCGCGCTCTCGCCCTACGCCGCGAGCTTGGCGTCGTCCTGTTGTTCGAGGAACGCTTCGACGGCTTGGAGGATCATCTCCTGCTGGGTCTTAGTGCCTTCGCCGGTGAGCTGGGCGCGGGTGGTCATCAGCTTGAGCCGGGCCCACATGGTCACGGGCATGCGCAGGGTGAACTGCTTGGTGCTCTCGCCCTTGTGCAGGTGGTCCATGTTGACGTTGACGTCGTCACGGTTGGACTTGGCCGCGGGCGTCTTCGGCTTGGCCGGCTTCACCTCGCGGCGGATTTGCTTGGCGGGCTTCTTCGGCTCGGGCATTTCGTCGACGGGTGCCTGGGACGGGCTGATGCGTTGCTCGACATCGCTGGGGACGGCGGTGGTGTTCAACAGGGCGGCCATCGCGTTGTTGGTCTTGATGCTCATGGTGTGATTCTGTTTGTCGGGCAGGCACGGCCTGCCGTCGGGGCTTGATCGCGGTGGCAGGCGGTGCCTGCCCTACAGGGAATGGCGTCGATTACGCCGCGAGGGCTTCGAGTTGTTGTTCCGAGGAACGCTTCCGACCACCGCCGGTGATGGCGGCTTCGAGTTCGGTGCAGAGGGCTTGGATTTCCTTGACGGCCTTCGTGTCCGGCGGGGTCATGCGCCACACGACGGTGCCCTCGCTGCTGGCGTTCTCGAAAGCGGTGCGGTGGCCGATGGTCGTGTCGGCGACGGGGAAGCCGTACTGCGGCAGCGTCGCGACGGCGAGCTTCGTGTGGTTCGCCCCGCTACGCATCATGTTCACGACGAGCGTTGCCTCGAAAGACTTGCCGCGCTCTTCGGTGAGCTTGTCGAGGGTGCGCAGGGTTTGGACGGTGGCGCGCATGTCGCTGAAGC encodes the following:
- a CDS encoding macro domain-containing protein, with translation MDVQGTQHPPAEPERRLIVTLVDLSPKMVAAWRQSFEQNPEVHIVQGSMLDQRVDAWVTPTNSKISMDGGLDAVIKNELGTGIEAAAKRMAKDRFVSRRDETLPLGCATCVPTGREVPRFLVSTPTMHQSSEDISATMNVALAAMAALQAVRMHNQENPTDPIYTVALPGLGVGTGQVPPEIAADLMWSAYSLMMGGEFVDFRHASAMLAEELGELNPMRDAPPVRPAPPAQKVAVPAPPPDEDFDDFD
- a CDS encoding SWIM zinc finger family protein: MSTTYAAKFEARSGIGRASSTAMSVGLATNQLREPTFFEGELRDPLRLREALGALHAVVVSDFRFKPKPLADRAEFVAWLAGQDKAFLENINGAGKAARVAELTESLAQLDLKRNERRAAFITAKARYFNEVAWRNSYELWYLLDPVVTVAPDEVSFEAFSRDESTYARLSVSQDLFDGSPDRQFGTTNIDFSVKLHEQLQRLRTYRTTRFGVKPSGFSVQTTGAGIDGDHLEKKIDLPDSWVNGFLQVHATMSLGLTRLRLRGIDLFNLVRTLRRLGRARKSPRAIRWELTPGQPGRVVLEPWEHAVEFSTRYHGPEPTTIRTWGRDRLRTIERLLPMMTGVDVFLAGTGMPSLYVLRLGPGVTFTLGLSGWTDNDWTGDDQFSLLARPKDCTATELMSAYTALREHRRMDEPGLSAATGLDVHKARAAVNALCAVGRATADLGSIGNDESAGMIYRHRDLFAGPFDEKAARRATDAGATPKGKIGGDRQRIAEQIVAAGNVRIIAKRPVQVGGDTTWKISGNVRGPDGRSYRPLVHINAEGKVLEFSCTCRHFKEHRLTQGPCEHVLALRQYHLNQS
- a CDS encoding reverse transcriptase family protein, producing the protein MTFTAHGTRDMSQSSEDRKAKLFRRFVEQASAWTDMLMLSRMRHHGYWPKNIDPPPDPPDEASQRRAIERELRELRGGTADANRLLADERKRRLKSSRARRKAKKERQAIEAAERRAAWDAKRNAGVPYLGDGVSDGLNDETSDADKLRDAELPVMHTAADVATFLGVPLSQLRWLTYHRRGAAIVHYHRYDLPKPGGGARCISAPKPQLKRAQAEVRKHILAKLPVHDAAHGFVAGRDIFTNAASHAGRPVVVNLDLADFFGTITFPRVRGVFKALGYSGAAATVLALLTTEPPRVKASLADGRMTLVALGERRLPQGAPTSPAITNRLCRRLDRRLAGHAAALGFTYTRYADDLTFSHADCSANVGKLLGGVRRILKGEDLHEQPKKTQVMRSHHRQEVTGLTVNESPGQSRPDRRELRAILHNAAKHGLASQNRTARPDFAEHLKGRVAQACRCDPARAVQWQAALAAALDSD
- a CDS encoding ADP-ribosylglycohydrolase family protein, with product MTIGQDVLRDRVRGCVVGAAIGDALGHETEFLSMEAIRQRFGTAGVAGFERWGSDPATGRRVALFTDDTQMAECVLRALLAGGAVPERDVVMADMCERFVGWSRAPIGGHRAPGGACMSGCSALAGGADWRTAGGATAGGCGSVMRVYPVGLRFAFAEAHEREWWAVAQSWPTHRDPIATAASAAMAAGVAGFLRGDDDRHVFADMTAAAARHDYKTAGMICRALRAAEDGTNPASVYDKYRGWAAHEAIAAGVFAAARQPSDTAAAMLEAANTPGDSDSLATLAGGLLGARNRLSTLPQDWVRDIERSAEFLALADELTDLIGVSIGI
- a CDS encoding ParA family protein, whose translation is MLVTITNQKGGVGKTMLTVHLACWLEQQGVPVVVLDADNQGLTAEWLEKAAPDMPCLHSADAKELNTVLDRIDDKYVVLADAPPGLGEGSITLLKRCDRAIIPLRPSFSDMRATVQTLRTLDKLTEERGKSFEATLVVNMMRSGANHTKLAVATLPQYGFPVADTTIGHRTAFENASSEGTVVWRMTPPDTKAVKEIQALCTELEAAITGGGRKRSSEQQLEALAA